One Vibrio tapetis subsp. tapetis DNA segment encodes these proteins:
- a CDS encoding beta-ketoacyl synthase N-terminal-like domain-containing protein yields MSEEAIAIVGMAGLFPKAGSVDELWQRLLLKEETIETIPHEALVGKVDSSWLDHPHYVLRASCLQEPSLFDASFFDITPAEAEMMDPQQRLFLQICWQSLENAGYPEPETVGLKTGVFGGCSIGTYFANNILGNPKYAHRDPVSIMMANDKDFLCTRVAYKLNLTGPAMTVQTACSTSLVAVHQACQALLAGECDLALAGGASISAYGPMGYLYSPQGIRSKDGHCRPFDHQSSGTLFGDGVGAVTLKRLEDAQSDNDYIYAVVRGSAVNNDGASKAGFTAPSLAGQTEVIQEAMNVAGVGPEEIHFVEAHGTATELGDPMELSALKSAYGECGSQYCALGSIKSNIGHLDCASGIAALIKAAKTIEQRVLPATLHYEIT; encoded by the coding sequence ATGAGTGAAGAAGCGATTGCCATTGTTGGAATGGCCGGATTGTTCCCGAAAGCTGGGAGTGTAGACGAACTTTGGCAACGGTTACTTTTAAAAGAAGAAACCATAGAGACAATCCCTCATGAGGCTTTAGTCGGGAAAGTGGACTCATCGTGGCTTGATCATCCACATTATGTTTTGCGTGCTTCATGCCTGCAAGAACCGAGTTTATTTGATGCCAGCTTTTTTGATATCACGCCCGCAGAAGCAGAAATGATGGACCCGCAGCAGCGTTTGTTTTTACAAATTTGTTGGCAATCTTTAGAAAACGCTGGCTACCCAGAGCCAGAAACGGTGGGTTTAAAAACCGGCGTTTTCGGAGGTTGTTCTATAGGCACTTACTTTGCAAACAATATTCTTGGTAATCCGAAGTATGCTCATCGTGATCCAGTGAGCATCATGATGGCCAATGATAAGGATTTTCTTTGTACGCGTGTCGCATATAAATTGAACCTGACGGGACCCGCAATGACAGTGCAAACCGCGTGTTCAACCTCTTTGGTGGCAGTGCATCAAGCTTGTCAGGCGCTGTTGGCGGGTGAGTGTGATCTCGCTTTAGCTGGTGGTGCTTCGATTTCGGCATATGGTCCAATGGGGTATCTCTACTCGCCACAAGGGATACGTTCGAAAGACGGTCATTGCCGTCCATTTGATCATCAATCGTCTGGCACTTTGTTTGGTGATGGTGTTGGAGCGGTGACATTGAAGCGTCTCGAAGATGCACAATCTGACAATGATTATATTTATGCGGTTGTGAGAGGTTCTGCCGTTAATAACGACGGGGCGAGCAAAGCAGGGTTTACCGCTCCAAGTTTGGCTGGTCAGACTGAAGTTATTCAAGAGGCAATGAATGTAGCTGGTGTTGGTCCTGAAGAGATTCACTTTGTCGAAGCCCATGGTACGGCAACTGAACTAGGTGACCCCATGGAGCTGTCTGCGCTAAAAAGTGCTTATGGTGAATGTGGCTCGCAATATTGTGCCCTTGGCTCCATCAAATCAAATATTGGGCATTTGGATTGTGCGAGCGGTATCGCCGCACTAATCAAAGCAGCAAAAACGATTGAACAGCGAGTGCTCCCTGCTACTTTGCATTATGAAATAACCTAA